The Sesamum indicum cultivar Zhongzhi No. 13 linkage group LG6, S_indicum_v1.0, whole genome shotgun sequence genomic interval TccattctaaatttattttgttcctCCAAATTTTTTCTGATGTACCAATTACCCCTAAGAGTCTCTCAGTACTTTAGATATGTAATTAGATAtcttgaaaaacaaataagtatATAAGTAGATACATAAATCAAAACGGCCAACAGGCATttacatagcattttctttcaaaacaTTGTCCTTCCTAAAATCCCAAGGCCAAAATTATgttctttttcaaatgaattcTTCAGTATCTGCGAGAAGCTCTAGAATTGCTCGGCTTGCCATTCACAAATACTATTTCTCCGACAAGTTCCTTCTGTTGAAGTTGAGAAAGAAACCAGAACAGAGAACGTCGAACAATCGAGGCGCTTATTTCATGACCTCCTCGATAGTTACAAATCGACCCTTCTCAATCGACAGCTGCGCTGCGACTCCTATAGCCACTGAAATCAACCCGTCATGCAGATCTACTGCTGGAGCTTGTGCTCCCTTAGCTCTCACTGCAGACAAAAACTGAAGATGTTCCAGATAGCTGGAACCATGGTGTAGCCCATCATATCTGATAAGCAGCAAATACATTGCAAGAATTGTAAGATTTTAATGTCTAAGCTGATCGAATCATGTCCCATATTATTAACTAACTGGAAATAATTAGTGACTCACTTTATACGATCGTCCTTCGCTTTTAACGTCTTAACTCCATCTCTACCTTCTACTCGAGTGCCCCAACGAACAATGCTCTCGGGAACAAATGCCTCTCCCTGTGAGCAGTTCTTTAAGTAATTATGCTAGTGGTgcaggaaagaaaagaagaagacgTTCATGTTTGCATCACAAGCTTATAAATGCATATTCTCCGGATGGAGATGGATTAGGGATTTTTACCTTTCCAATGTCACCAACAACAGATATCTCTTGTTCGTTTTTACTGCCTTCAGCGAACATACAAAGATCGAGCATGCCCCGTGAACCATTTTCGAATTCAACAATTACATATGCATTATCGATTATATCAGGTACCTGCAGAAACGAGAGTTACCATGTGACTACCGAAATTAAGTAAAGAACACTTAACATGCCTATTGAGAAAACCAAAGTAATCAAGAAGAGAGGTCATTCACGAATCATGGTCCCTTCCATGGCTTGTTAGAATGAATGAGAAAATTCAACACAGTATAATTCATAAGTGACATGGATATATTTGGATAACTCTAGTAAACTATCTAAATGTACCATGGGAGATGTTACTAGCAAGTTCTCCAAGAGCTTCTCACTCTCCTAGGCTCTCAATTAGAAAATCACCAAAAGACAGGAGGACTCCACTCCGTCTTCTGAGCGTGCCATTTCCTTTTTCTGGAAATTCAACTCCAGAAAAGTATCTTAAACTCCTATTGTCTCTCTTTTCACTTCTACCCTGTCTCATCTGATGTAATGCATGCATAGAACATCCCATTCCTGGGGACTTTCAGTGTGTGTGTTCCTTTTTTAACGTACTTTCCTAGAAAAGTAAAACCATCAGCtagagaaatttattttctaatatctTCCCTTGTATGCAATATTCTAAAAACTACATTCCAAAGTCATTCAAGAAATAGACTGATGATTGAGCAGTGTTCCTAAAATCGAAGACACCTATTGCCATACTTACCAAAACAAGATAGACCCATATAAGCACTCGCATGGAAGAATTGGGCAAAGGCTACTCAATGATGACAACAAATTGAGAAGCAAAGGTGAAAAGGGGCAAAGGACGAAAGATGAGAAGAGCTTAGAAAAAAGAGGAGGTTCCACTAGATGAAAAGAGATTGCAGATAAATTTAAAGGCCTATCAGCATTTGGTTTATTGTTGGCAGGGGAGTGCCTCAAGAAGCTTTTGCACAGCATGGACGAAATCTCCTGAATACTATGTTTTCTCTAATCAGAATACTTTATTATGTAGCTTCACATTTAGTTCCGTAAGAGCCACACACATCCCAGCACATAATGGTGGGACAAGAATACCAGAAGCAGAAATTTTATCACCTCccctttccttttttgttgATTGCTTCTTATATCTTGCTTAAGAGGTTCAACTATCTCTAGATTTTGCCAGCACAATGAAATACAATGCTTAATTTCGAGCATTTTTGGTGGGTGATTTTGTTGTTTCCGCAAGGCATTCAGTATATGTTCCCTATTGATATGtagagtaaatatttttactaagcAGGGTCTATTTGATCAGGCTCATGGAAGCCTTGAAAGAGTAATGTAGTAAAGCAACTGAGTTACTGACTCCGGCAAAATAAGACGGCAAGATATCATATGGAACAATGCTCCCAGGTTTTTCATATCATCATTGCTGGAGTTAAAGGGAGCGGACCATGCTTCAAAAATATGATCACCAGTCAATCCGGTATGGTTGATAGGCAGAAAATGGAGATCAAAACCCCCAAAAATAGGGTCCCAAGATCATGAATTACCAAGTCCAAGTAAGATTACCTTTCACTATTGAGTTCCAAAAGGCCACTCTTTTACTTATATAGAACTTTAAAGGTTAGAAACTAAATATCTGATGTTTTTATGATTTCCAGAAAGAGAATTACCTTCCCATCATAAATTTCGTCTTTATGGTTTACGTCAATAGCTCCAGAGGCCATGACACGGACAGGATCAGCACCTGCAAATAGCCTCATGAGATCAAAGAAGTGGCAGCATTTCTCTACCAGGGTACCCCCAGTGTTGCAGTTGAATCGGTTCCAATTGTTGACCTATTACAAAAATGAGTCAAGAATTTTACTTGTTGAAGACTTAGACATGTATAGTGGCCTCAAGTACCTTGACTAGAAATGGGAATCGATGTTCCCGGATAGCCACCATCTTCACTTGTCCCAAATTTCCACCCTTAATCACGTCAATCAGTTTAG includes:
- the LOC105164375 gene encoding uncharacterized protein LOC105164375; its protein translation is MADGVVKYGIIGVGMMGREHLINLHHLRSEGVAVVAIADPYLPSQQEAERLAPSFDWPLQVFSSHKELLDSGLCNVLVVSTPNMTHFEILMDIISHPKPHHVLVEKPLCTTVADCKKVVDAARSRPDILVQVGLEYRYMPPVAKLIDVIKGGNLGQVKMVAIREHRFPFLVKVNNWNRFNCNTGGTLVEKCCHFFDLMRLFAGADPVRVMASGAIDVNHKDEIYDGKVPDIIDNAYVIVEFENGSRGMLDLCMFAEGSKNEQEISVVGDIGKGEAFVPESIVRWGTRVEGRDGVKTLKAKDDRIKYDGLHHGSSYLEHLQFLSAVRAKGAQAPAVDLHDGLISVAIGVAAQLSIEKGRFVTIEEVMK